The following are from one region of the Silene latifolia isolate original U9 population chromosome 9, ASM4854445v1, whole genome shotgun sequence genome:
- the LOC141599426 gene encoding uncharacterized protein LOC141599426: MPKPLLLLLLITLLQLSLSASLTNPGDIAALKSFKSSITPSTILPSSCISTWDFSFDPCSSPKTTHFICGLTCSPDSTRVISITLDSVGYSGTLTPLISQLTHLLTLDLGQNSFHGPIPNSLSSLSLLQTLSLRYNSFFGPLPSSITTLTNLIDLDLSGNFLTGPLPTTLSSLTKLTRLDLSFNRFSGELPKLPPNLLELAIKANSLSGSISKVSFSDLTRLETVELSSNSFTGVLPNWFFQLPSLQQVNLANNSLTGVDIAKPDRKYNNLIAVDLGYNKIQGYVPVNFSDYPALASLSLRYNRLRGPIPLKYSKKGTLRRLFLDGNYLSGTPPVGFFYRGGDAVAGSFGDNCLRGCPRSSPLCLPSQKPMAVCKQAYAGKLSTSFD, encoded by the coding sequence ATGCCTAAAcctcttctcctcctcctcctcataaCCCTCCTCCAACTCTCCCTCTCCGCCTCCTTAACAAATCCCGGCGACATCGCCGCGCTTAAATCATTCAAATCCTCAATAACCCCATCAACAATCCTCCCCTCATCTTGCATCTCTACATGGGATTTCTCATTTGACCCATGCTCATCCCCTAAAACAACACACTTCATATGTGGCCTAACATGTTCACCTGATTCAACACGGGTCATTTCCATCACACTCGATTCAGTAGGCTACTCTGGTACACTCACCCcactaatctcccaactcactcacTTACTCACCCTTGACCTTGGTCAAAACTCCTTCCATGGGCCCATCCCAAATTCTCTCTCTTCCCTCTCTCTTCTCCAAACCCTCTCTCTAAGATATAATTCCTTTTTTGGCCCTCTCCCTTCTTCCATTACTACCCTTACTAATCTCATTGACCTTGACCTTTCTGGTAATTTCCTTACTGGGCCCCTCCCAACAACACTCTCCTCACTCACTAAACTAACCCGACTTGACCTTAGTTTTAACCGATTTTCGGGTGAATTACCAAAATTGCCCCCTAACTTACTCGAACTCGCTATAAAAGCGAATTCTCTATCAGGGTCGATATCAAAAGTGTCCTTTTCCGATTTAACCCGACTCGAAACTGTCGAACTCAGCTCCAACTCATTCACAGGTGTTCTTCCCAACTGGTTCTTCCAACTACCTTCACTCCAACAAGTCAACCTAGCGAACAACAGCCTGACAGGTGTCGACATCGCGAAACCCGACAGAAAGTATAATAATCTTATAGCCGTTGATCTTGGGTATAATAAAATACAAGGATACGTGCCGGTAAATTTTTCGGATTACCCTGCATTAGCGTCACTGTCGTTACGGTATAATCGCTTACGTGGACCAATACCGTTGAAGTACAGTAAAAAGGGTACGTTAAGAAGGTTGTTTTTGGACGGTAATTATTTAAGTGGGACCCCACCGGTTGGGTTTTTTTACCGTGGCGGCGATGCGGTGGCGGGGAGCTTTGGTGATAATTGTTTACGAGGATGTCCGCGGTCGTCGCCACTGTGTTTGCCGTCGCAAAAGCCCATGGCGGTCTGTAAACAGGCTTACGCTGGCAAATTGTCAACCTCGTTCGATTAA